The proteins below come from a single Bacteroidia bacterium genomic window:
- a CDS encoding sterol desaturase family protein, which translates to MSPNYILFAIPFFLGSIFFEFLFGRLKGKSWYNFEDAITNLNIGIGSQAFNTLSKLGLMLVYTWIYNHLAPFQQGQTWLSFVLCVILFDFIFYWAHRWGHEMNFFWGAHIVHHQSQEYNLSVALRQSWIHNLIAFFMFLPIPFLGFDPLIFGGAAAFVTLYQYWIHTRSIKKMGWFEWIFNTPSHHRVHHAINPQYLDKNYAAVFIIWDRMFGTFVEEKEEPEYGTTIPINSWDPVWANVHFYVDLIEGMKREKGLWNKFMLLWKGPEYLGNLLGMDSKLYKNSEGHVDKYQVKPKLNMQIYVFVQFLALMFGIVSFMGHFSELSWFYRIIFFLIIILTTMNCGGIMEGRKWVNRIEILRLIIFLPVYNVLYLTYYSSWVKWVMPISIVLTVGFLTWLAINFVYYKRKNQVIKG; encoded by the coding sequence ATGAGTCCCAATTACATTCTATTCGCTATTCCATTTTTTTTAGGAAGCATTTTTTTCGAGTTTTTATTTGGTCGTTTAAAAGGTAAGAGTTGGTACAACTTCGAAGATGCTATTACCAACCTGAATATCGGAATTGGCAGTCAAGCCTTTAACACCTTGTCGAAACTTGGACTTATGTTGGTTTACACCTGGATTTACAACCATTTGGCACCGTTTCAACAAGGGCAAACCTGGTTGTCATTTGTTTTATGCGTAATTCTATTTGATTTTATATTTTACTGGGCTCATCGGTGGGGGCACGAAATGAATTTCTTTTGGGGAGCCCACATTGTTCATCATCAGAGTCAGGAATACAATTTAAGCGTTGCCTTACGTCAATCCTGGATTCACAACCTCATCGCTTTTTTCATGTTTTTGCCCATTCCGTTTTTAGGTTTTGATCCACTTATTTTCGGAGGTGCAGCTGCATTTGTAACGTTGTATCAGTATTGGATTCACACCCGTTCCATCAAAAAAATGGGCTGGTTCGAGTGGATTTTCAATACCCCTTCGCATCACCGGGTGCATCATGCCATCAATCCGCAGTATTTAGACAAAAATTATGCAGCCGTTTTTATTATCTGGGATCGAATGTTTGGAACCTTTGTAGAGGAAAAAGAAGAGCCTGAATATGGAACCACTATACCCATTAATAGTTGGGATCCGGTCTGGGCCAATGTGCATTTTTATGTTGATTTGATTGAAGGAATGAAACGCGAAAAAGGGCTTTGGAATAAATTTATGCTTTTATGGAAAGGTCCGGAATACCTAGGAAACCTGCTGGGAATGGATTCTAAATTATACAAAAATTCCGAGGGACATGTGGACAAATATCAGGTTAAGCCCAAATTGAACATGCAGATTTATGTATTTGTTCAATTTTTAGCCCTCATGTTTGGAATTGTATCTTTTATGGGACATTTTTCCGAGCTTTCCTGGTTTTACCGAATCATTTTCTTTCTAATTATCATCCTAACCACCATGAATTGCGGTGGAATTATGGAAGGGCGTAAATGGGTCAACCGCATTGAAATACTTCGTTTAATCATTTTCCTACCGGTTTACAATGTACTTTATCTGACCTATTATTCTTCTTGGGTAAAATGGGTGATGCCAATTTCCATCGTGTTAACTGTCGGTTTTCTAACCTGGCTGGCCATTAATTTCGTGTATTACAAACGTAAAAATCAGGTAATCAAAGGGTAG